A stretch of the Pseudomonas sp. ACM7 genome encodes the following:
- the kdpB gene encoding potassium-transporting ATPase subunit KdpB — protein sequence MNMPATKAAAVKAPEQPKTAISALWRPALVQAFVKLDPRQLQRAPVMLVVELTAILTTVLCFIPDSSVPTFVAAQIALWLWFTVLFANFAEALAEGRGKARADSLKAGSEGLSARRKTSNDAFQVVPATSLRKGDVVRVETGEMIPGDGEVIEGIAAVNEAAITGESAPVIRESGGDRSAVTGNTRLVSDWLLVRITANPGESTLDRMIALVEGAKRQKTPNEVALDILLIGLTLIFLLVVVTLQPFAHFANGSLPLVFLVALLVTLIPTTIGGLLSAIGIAGMDRLVHLNVIAKSGRAVEAAGDVHVLLLDKTGTITFGNRRCTAVYAAPGVTAKELAEGALFASLADDTAEGKSIVEYLRSTQPQPEPATELLTAVPFSAETRLSGVDYQGRVYRKGAVDSLLAFVDLKRADLAAPLSREIDKIAQSGGTPLLVCVDGKLLGAIHLKDVVKPGIRERFAELRKLGIRTVMVTGDNPLTAAAIAAEAGVDDVLAEATPEKKLARIRHEQNDGRLVAMCGDGANDAPALAQADVGMAMNDGTQAAREAANMVDLDSDPTKLLDVVQIGKELLVTRGALTTFSIANDVAKYFAILPALFASIYPQLGVLNVMHLSSPQSAILSAIVFNALIIVVLIPLALRGVRVQAASAAALLRRNLLIYGLGGIVVPFVGIKAIDMLLTALHLV from the coding sequence ATGAATATGCCCGCAACTAAAGCCGCTGCCGTCAAAGCGCCGGAACAACCGAAAACCGCGATCTCGGCCCTCTGGCGCCCGGCGCTGGTGCAAGCCTTCGTCAAGCTCGACCCTCGGCAATTGCAGCGTGCGCCGGTGATGCTGGTGGTCGAACTGACCGCGATCCTGACCACTGTGCTGTGCTTTATTCCCGACAGCAGCGTGCCGACCTTTGTCGCCGCGCAAATCGCCTTGTGGTTGTGGTTCACCGTGCTGTTTGCCAACTTCGCCGAAGCACTGGCCGAAGGTCGCGGCAAGGCCCGCGCCGACAGCCTCAAGGCCGGTAGCGAAGGCCTGAGTGCCCGGCGCAAAACCAGCAACGACGCCTTTCAGGTTGTGCCGGCCACCAGCCTGCGCAAGGGCGATGTGGTCCGCGTTGAAACGGGGGAAATGATCCCCGGTGACGGCGAGGTGATCGAAGGTATCGCAGCGGTCAACGAAGCGGCGATTACCGGTGAATCCGCGCCGGTGATTCGCGAATCCGGCGGCGACCGTTCGGCCGTCACCGGCAACACTCGCCTGGTCTCCGACTGGCTGTTGGTGCGCATCACCGCCAACCCGGGCGAGTCGACACTCGATCGCATGATCGCCCTGGTCGAAGGCGCCAAACGCCAGAAAACCCCGAACGAAGTGGCGCTCGACATCCTGCTGATCGGCCTGACCCTGATCTTCCTGTTGGTGGTCGTCACCCTGCAACCGTTCGCCCACTTCGCCAACGGCAGCCTGCCGCTGGTGTTCCTGGTGGCGTTATTGGTCACGCTGATTCCGACCACCATTGGCGGTCTGTTATCGGCCATCGGTATCGCCGGGATGGACCGTCTGGTGCACCTGAATGTGATCGCCAAATCCGGTCGCGCCGTGGAAGCGGCGGGGGACGTGCACGTCCTGCTGCTGGACAAGACCGGCACCATCACCTTCGGTAACCGTCGTTGCACCGCGGTTTACGCAGCACCTGGCGTCACCGCCAAGGAACTCGCCGAGGGTGCATTGTTCGCCTCGCTGGCCGATGACACGGCTGAAGGTAAATCCATCGTCGAGTACCTGCGCAGCACTCAGCCACAACCTGAGCCTGCCACCGAGTTGCTCACCGCCGTACCGTTCAGCGCCGAGACGCGTCTGTCTGGTGTCGACTATCAAGGCCGCGTGTATCGCAAAGGCGCGGTGGATTCGTTGCTGGCGTTCGTCGACCTGAAACGCGCCGATCTGGCCGCGCCTCTGTCCCGGGAAATCGACAAGATCGCCCAGAGCGGCGGCACCCCGTTGCTGGTCTGCGTCGACGGTAAATTACTCGGCGCGATCCACCTCAAAGACGTGGTCAAACCCGGCATCCGCGAGCGTTTTGCCGAGCTGCGCAAACTGGGCATCCGCACCGTCATGGTGACTGGCGACAACCCGCTGACCGCTGCGGCGATTGCGGCCGAGGCGGGCGTCGATGACGTGCTGGCCGAAGCCACGCCGGAGAAAAAACTGGCGCGCATTCGTCATGAACAGAACGACGGTCGCCTGGTCGCCATGTGCGGCGACGGCGCCAACGACGCCCCGGCCCTGGCCCAGGCAGACGTGGGCATGGCGATGAACGATGGGACGCAAGCGGCGCGCGAAGCGGCGAACATGGTCGACCTCGACAGCGATCCGACCAAGCTGTTGGACGTGGTGCAGATTGGCAAGGAATTGCTGGTGACCCGCGGTGCGCTGACGACGTTTTCCATCGCCAACGACGTGGCCAAATACTTCGCGATTTTGCCGGCGCTGTTCGCCTCAATTTATCCGCAACTGGGCGTTCTCAACGTCATGCACCTGAGCAGTCCGCAGAGCGCGATTCTCTCGGCGATCGTGTTCAACGCCTTGATCATTGTGGTGCTGATTCCGCTGGCATTGCGCGGTGTGCGCGTGCAGGCGGCGAGTGCGGCGGCGTTGCTGCGACGCAATCTGTTGATCTATGGATTGGGCGGGATTGTGGTGCCGTTTGTGGGGATCAAGGCGATCGACATGTTGTTGACCGCATTGCATCTGGTTTGA
- the kdpC gene encoding potassium-transporting ATPase subunit KdpC, with the protein MSTMIRPALSLLVLMTLITGVAYPLVVTGVAQVAFPDQANGSLVHDADGKVRGSSLIAQDFVGDAWFHPRPSAGAFATVSSSASNLSPSNPALATRVIDDANKLLVPGQGPVPLAMVTTSGSGLDPHLPPAAIAYQLARVAAARNLPVSTLQQLMDAHIEQPLVGPPVVNVLALNMALESL; encoded by the coding sequence ATGTCCACAATGATACGTCCGGCCCTGAGCCTGCTCGTCCTGATGACCCTGATCACCGGCGTCGCCTATCCACTGGTGGTCACCGGTGTCGCCCAGGTCGCATTCCCGGACCAGGCCAACGGCAGCCTCGTACACGACGCCGATGGCAAGGTCCGCGGTTCCTCACTGATTGCGCAAGATTTTGTCGGCGACGCCTGGTTCCATCCACGGCCATCGGCCGGTGCCTTTGCTACCGTGTCGAGCAGTGCCAGCAACCTCTCGCCGAGCAACCCGGCCCTGGCTACTCGGGTGATCGACGATGCCAACAAGCTGCTGGTGCCGGGCCAGGGTCCGGTGCCATTGGCAATGGTCACCACCTCCGGCAGCGGCCTCGATCCACACTTGCCACCGGCCGCGATTGCCTATCAACTGGCGCGTGTTGCGGCAGCGCGCAATTTGCCGGTGTCTACGCTTCAGCAGTTGATGGATGCGCATATCGAGCAGCCATTGGTGGGGCCGCCGGTGGTGAACGTGTTGGCGCTGAACATGGCGCTGGAAAGCCTGTAG